The genome window TGCAGAAATATTACTGCTACTAATAACAGTGGTTTATCACGTTACTGATGttgcactgctatttttttttaacacaactgtaaaacaatgattttattttgatgTAAGAGTGATGCTTTTTTACCCATAAAGAATGTGAATATGTTGTCataaaagtttagtttttaaatgtattaaattagaattttacaaacttaaagcatTATCGTATTGCAATGcaataatattgttttttttaagtttaatgtataattataaaaaacaagattttgccagtttttacatgcttgtttttattgctttattgcTTTGCACAGTTATTTTCTtggctattttttttttattaagtggTGTCAGGTACATCAAAAACTTactgttttattttactataaAGAAAAGTTCACTGCTCACCTGAAAGGCAGGAAGCCTCCGATGGCCATGTGTACGGCCGTGTGTTTGTACCAGGGCTGCTGGGGAATCTGACGTGGTATGTTGCGTGTGCGACATGGTGCTTGGAAGTTGCCGGCTCTGTTCTTTCCAACGATTCCACCAATGACAGTGAGTGGAAAGCCCACCAGCAACCATGCAGCTAACAGCAGAAGCACAGTGGTGGCAGGCAGGGCCTGGGTCGACCCACTCCACCAATGAACAGAATTTACCACACTCCAGGTGAAGAAGAGGGGACCTAGTGAAGAATGAGGGagaaagattttttattttccaaaaCGATATTTGGAATGGAATACTAAATGCATACTAGCTTACTacatagcattaaaaaaaaaaaaaaaaaactgtatacTACATTCTGTGTAAAACCGTATTTTATCCATCATTCTGGGAATTGAAGGTCAAGTTgggttgcattgtgggatacagTCTCCAACATTGTGATCtagttaaatatatattttggcaAATCTAAAGGTCATTCCACTGTGCTTACTACTAAAAAGGAGGTTATACATAATATATGAATGATATACTGTAATTACTACCTATAAAGATACACAGACGATTAATGTATCTTACCAGAGAAAAGTGCAGAGGTAAGTATAATGTTCCAGACCCAGCGCTGACCCTGGATCTGTGTGTAGAAGCTGCAGGAACAGTAACCTGACACACAGCTTGTGAGAGCGTACAGTACAATCGCTGCTGAGTTTATGGCACCGTGGCGATGGACATTAAACATCCCAAGCAATGCCATTACAATGATTCCTAAAGCAACAAGAAAACATTCATACTGTTAGGATCTATTTACAGATCATAATCTTTCTTTTTTCCCCGACTCATTCTCACCCCTAATCTCAGCCTAATGCAGATACTACTAatggtaaaaaaacacacacacaaaaaacgaGACAATCATTCAAATGTTCACttaagtaaaaataaattttgtgatttttaatCTGCTGACAAACATTTTCCATAATGCAGCACCTGTGGCCAGTGTCAAAAACTGCGCTCCGACCCCTAGCACGGCACACAGAAGGCTCTTGCACGACGGGAAGCGAAAGACATCCGTGTGAATGATTTTCCATCCGTTATCTCCCTGATCCAAGTCATCACAACCTCCATCCTCCTCCACATTATACCTGAAGAAGCAAACAGAGATGGGATTTGATGATACCTGTTAATTTTATTATCAGATTTCCTTCCACTTGCTCATAAATAATGTGTTACACAGTACACAGTTTATGGAGTCAGCGCACTGCAATCCTTCAGACTACATTACCTTGCAATAGGAAAACTGTTTGCAAATTAAATTAAGACCGTGGAGCCTAATGCAACGATTTATTCGGCCTAAAGGGCATTAGATGAAGTCACTATCTCTAAGCAGGTTCTCAGGGAACAGCAGAGGTAAATGTAATGGTTGAAAAACACAAACTTGCTCCCTAGTGCACTAACTAGGCTGCTAACTGAATGTGCAATAAACATGTACCACCCATTTTAGAATCTAATTAATATCTCAGTGACAATATAATTAAGTACAGTGTCTGTTTACCATGTACACAACCTGTGTAAtcaataaggtacgagaggctgtgctaCATTGTGGAATAAGTCACGGATAAAGAGtattgttaggcacgacgcaaAGCAGACAGGCACAAGAAAATCACTAAAAGTCCcacatcagttttttttttaattttgccaATGCCACGACAATCAGCTCACGACTCATCCTCTGTCTGAAAAACTGTAAGGTAAAACCTGGCACACCCTTTCAAGAACCAATGACTCAAGAAAATAGACTAGATAGTGATATTAATACTGACCTTATGGTACAGAAAAACCTGTTACAGACATTTAAACCAGTGTTTTCTTGCATGACGCAGAGCATGCATAGCTGTCTAGCTTCATTTTTTTCATAGAGGTACTTTGTATACCCTTTACTTATTAAAGAAGGGTTATAATCCATGAGTTTGTCACTTGCTGCTTTTTGTCTAtgtaagttttcttttttatatccTTCgatgtctttgtgtgtgtggttttaTGCATTTAATTACTCGTTGACTCGTGTTTTAtagtgctatataaatacaatttacaattaaaatttttaatgaaTACAGACCTTCCGTGGGGAAAACCCATTTACATTCGATTTTAAGATAAGgcaagacgttcaaatgtcacgAACACACCTATTTGGattaataatttgtaaatatactgtcaaacatgttattaaaagcaaCTGGATAGCATATTTGCAGCATCCGGATTACGATGAGTTATTAGTGTTGAGCGGTTGTTATTTggtcttattacacggctctctggaatgcttgattctgattggtcagttgagacatttgcaggttcgttcttttcaaataataaccgctccaaagtaataacgcatagccggtactgcTTGTAtgattaaaatcgctccgcgccaataaagattactgtttggcgccatcttgtgacaaacactggacaaccacaacattttgacattCATTTTAACATGTACAGAAAAAAACCAAACATTTAaccagtggatagaagaacgaacaaagacaagacacagagagcttactgagacagaacttgacaaaatagagcatgacagctacgaagccaacacacaaaaaaataccgaatgggcattaaaacttctcaaagactggctaaaagagaaaaaaattgagacagacaagtatgaagcagaggatcttaataaggtattacgattattttatgcatctgtgcaaagtttcgcggaaggataaaaatgttaatttaaaacaaatatgccaataaaatgtttcaaattcatattcatgtccagttttttttcttatgtggcaagtagccgtgtaataagcgggataatgtagaggcagccggtagttatcgggaaataagccccttcagtgtgatacaagaccctccgcttcgcgtccgcctgatcacactgtcggggcttagttctggataactaccggctgcctctacattatcccttacataacaaacctgtcgcgactggccaatcagaatcaagcaaaTCAAAAGAATTATGCGATTATTATtcattttcattaaaatacaAATTATTGTAACTAATCTGCACATGTGAATGAATAACCATCTATAATTTTACCATCAAAATCCATTTAATTTTTGATCCTGTCTTTCCCTCTTTGATTTAAACAGACATTCATTCACATTTGATCAAACTTTCTGCAAACGTGTTAATTTCTGATGCTTCTAACCTGGCAAAGTCATTCTTCAGCACCCTCATGAGGATGATGATGACGAAGCCCAGCAGGAGCACCACCAGCACCAGTGAGTTGATGATGGACAGCCAGTGGATCTCCAGAGTCTTGGGAAAAAACGAATAGTCTCTGAGACGCTCTGCCCGGCGAGAGTGAGGCAATGTGCTCTCAAACCAGCGTACGCTGTAGGTGTGGGTGATCGATAGAGAGCCACCAGTGCCGTGACCGGCTCCTCCAACACCTTCTTCTAATGGCACGGGCTTCACATCTTTCACAGACACATTGGCAAAGATCACATTGTCACCGTTATACTCGATGTTGAAG of Paramisgurnus dabryanus chromosome 22, PD_genome_1.1, whole genome shotgun sequence contains these proteins:
- the tm9sf1 gene encoding transmembrane 9 superfamily member 1, whose protein sequence is MTGRQECLGPLIAGRIMRLCVLVLCLLPHIGWAVSYKQGDPVILYVNKVGPYHNPQETYHYYTLPVCRPKEIRHKSLSLGEVLDGDRMAESLYNIRFMENSDRQILCELNLSEKEVEQLREAVEELFYFEFVLDEIPIWGFVGYMEESGFLPHSHKVGLWTHLDFNIEYNGDNVIFANVSVKDVKPVPLEEGVGGAGHGTGGSLSITHTYSVRWFESTLPHSRRAERLRDYSFFPKTLEIHWLSIINSLVLVVLLLGFVIIILMRVLKNDFARYNVEEDGGCDDLDQGDNGWKIIHTDVFRFPSCKSLLCAVLGVGAQFLTLATGIIVMALLGMFNVHRHGAINSAAIVLYALTSCVSGYCSCSFYTQIQGQRWVWNIILTSALFSGPLFFTWSVVNSVHWWSGSTQALPATTVLLLLAAWLLVGFPLTVIGGIVGKNRAGNFQAPCRTRNIPRQIPQQPWYKHTAVHMAIGGFLPFSAISVELYYIFATVWGREHYTLYGILLCVFAILLSVGACISVALTYFLLSGEDYRWWWRSILSTGSTGIFIFVYSLFYYHNRSNMSGLVQSVEFFGYSLLTAFVFSLMLGTVSFWASLAFIRYIYRSLKMD